The following coding sequences lie in one Capnocytophaga stomatis genomic window:
- the frr gene encoding ribosome recycling factor has translation MNEEIDIILDSTEEAMQGSLAHLDKALGNIRAGKASPQMVGSVFVDYYGSQTPLSQVANVSAPDSRTITIQPWEKKMIQPIEKAIMLANLGFNPMNNGDVVIISVPPLTEERRKELVKQAKGEGEDAKISIRNARQEANKEIKKTEASEDVKKGAEESVQKLTDKYIKKVEEVLAAKEAEILKV, from the coding sequence ATGAATGAAGAAATAGATATTATTCTGGACAGTACAGAGGAGGCAATGCAAGGGTCTTTAGCACACTTGGATAAGGCTTTGGGGAATATCCGTGCGGGAAAAGCAAGTCCGCAAATGGTGGGAAGTGTTTTCGTTGATTACTATGGTTCACAAACTCCGTTGAGCCAAGTGGCGAACGTAAGTGCACCGGATTCACGTACCATTACAATTCAGCCGTGGGAGAAAAAAATGATTCAGCCTATTGAAAAAGCAATTATGTTGGCAAATTTAGGCTTCAACCCGATGAATAACGGTGATGTGGTTATCATCAGTGTGCCGCCCCTAACCGAAGAACGTCGTAAAGAACTTGTTAAACAAGCTAAAGGTGAGGGAGAAGACGCAAAAATCAGTATCCGAAATGCTCGTCAGGAAGCAAATAAAGAAATCAAAAAAACAGAAGCTTCCGAAGACGTGAAAAAAGGAGCAGAGGAAAGCGTACAGAAACTTACTGATAAGTATATCAAGAAAGTAGAAGAAGTTTTGGCAGCGAAGGAAGCCGAAATCTTGAAAGTGTAA